One Rhinopithecus roxellana isolate Shanxi Qingling chromosome 7, ASM756505v1, whole genome shotgun sequence DNA segment encodes these proteins:
- the BCOR gene encoding BCL-6 corepressor isoform X7 yields the protein MLSATPLYGNVHSWMNSERVRMCGASEDRKILVNDGDASKARLELREENPLNHNVVDASTAHRIDGLAALSMDRTGLIREGLRVPGNIVYSSLCGLGSEKGREAATSTLGGLGFSSERNPEMQFKPNTPETVEASAVSGKPPNGFSAIYKTPPGIQKSAVATAETLGLDRPASDKQSPLNINGASYLRLPWVNPYMEGATPAIYPFLDSPNKYSLNMYKALLPQQSYSLAQPLYSPVCTNGERFLYLPPPHYVGPHIPSSLASPMRLSTPSASPAIPPLVHCADKSLPWKMGVSPGNPVDSHAYPHIQNSKQPRVPSAKAVTSGLPGDTALLLPPSPRPSPRVHLPTQPSADTYSEFHKHYARISTSPSVALSKPYMTVSSEFPAARLSNGKYPKAPEGGEGAQPVPGHARKTAVQDRKDGSSPPLLEKQTVTKDVTDKPLDLSSKVVDVDASKADHMKKMAPTVLVHSRAGSGLVLSGSEIPKETLSPPGNGCAIYRSEIISTAPSSWVVPGPSPNEENNGKSMSLKNKALDWAIPQQRSSSCPRMGGTDAVITNVSGSVSSAGRPASASPAPNANADGTKTSRSSVDTTPSVIQHVGQPPATPAKHSSSTSSKGAKASNPEPSFKANENGLPPSSIFLSPNEAFRSPPIPYPRSYLPYPAPEGIAVSPLSLHGKGPVYPHPVLLPNGSLFPGHLAPKPGLPYGLPTGRPEFVTYQDALGLGMVHPMLIPHTPIEITKEEKPERRSRSHERARYEDPTLRNRFSEILETSSTKLHPDVPTDKNLKPNPNWNQGKTVVKSDKLVYVDLLREESDAKTDTNVSKPSFAAESVGQSTEPPKPSAEPALQQHRDFIALREELGRISDFHETYTFKQPVFSVSKDSVLAGTNKENLGLPVSTPFLEPTLGSDGPAVTFGKTQEDPKPFCVGSAPPSVDVTPTYTKDGADEAESNDGKVLKPKPSKLAKRIANSAGYVGDRFKCVTTELYADSSQLSREQRALQRAMMRFSELEMKEREGGHPATKDSEMCKFSPADWERLKGNQDKKPKSVALEEAIADQNESERCEYSVGNKHHDPFEAPEDKDLSVEKYFVERQPVSEPPTDQVASDMPHSPTLRVDRKRKVSGDSSHTETTAEEVPEDPLLKAKRRRVSKGLHPKKQRHLLHLRERWEQQVSAADAKPGRQSRKEVTQATQPEAIPQGTNIIEEKPGRKRAEAKGNRSWSEEALKPSDNEQGLPMFSGSPPMKSLSSTSAGGKKQAQPSCAPASRPPAKQQKIKENQKTDVLCADEEEDCQAASLLQKYTDNSEKPSGKRLCKTKHLIPQEPRRGLPLTGEYYVENADGKVTVRRFRKRPEPSSDCDLSPAKQEPKPFDRLQQLLPASQSTQLPCSSSPQETTQSRPMPPEARRLIVNKNAGETLLQRAARLGYEEVVLYCLENKICDVNHRDNAGYCALHEACARGWLNIVRHLLEYGADVNCSAQDGTRPLHDAVENDHLEIVRLLLSYGADPTLATYSGRTIMKMTHSELMEKFLTDYLNDLQGRSDDDTSGTWDFYGSSVCEPDDESGYDVLANPPGPEDQDDDDDAYSDVFEFEFSETPLLPCYNIQVSVAQGPRNWLLLSDVLKKLKMSSRIFRCNFPNVEIVTIAEAEFYRQVSASLLFSCSKDLEAFNPESKELLDLVEFTNEIQTLLGSSVEWLHPSDMVSDNYW from the exons GTGGATGCGAGCACGGCCCATAGAATTGATGGCCTGGCAGCACTGAGCATGGACCGCACTGGCCTGATCCGGGAAGGGCTCCGGGTCCCCGGAAACATCGTCTATTCTAGCTTGTGTGGACTGGGCTCAGAGAAAGGTCGGGAGGCTGCCACGAGCACCCTAGGTGGCCTTGGGTTTTCTTCGGAAAGAAATCCAGAGATGCAGTTCAAACCGAATACACCCGAGACAGTGGAGGCTTCCGCTGTCTCTGGAAAACCCCCAAATGGCTTCAGTGCTATATACAAAACACCGCCTGGAATACAAAAAAGTGCTGTAGCCACAGCAGAAACACTGGGCTTGGACAGACCTGCCAGCGATAAACAGAGCCCTCTCAACATCAATGGTGCTAGTTATCTGCGGCTGCCCTGGGTCAATCCTTACATGGAGGGTGCCACGCCAGCCATCTACCCTTTCCTTGACTCGCCAAATAAGTATTCACTGAACATGTACAAGGCCTTGCTACCTCAGCAGTCCTACAGCTTGGCCCAGCCGCTGTATTCTCCAGTCTGCACCAACGGGGAGCGATTTCTCTACCTGCCACCACCTCACTACGTCGGTCCCCACATCCCATCATCCTTGGCATCACCCATGAGGCTCTCGACACCTTCGGCCTCCCCAGCCATCCCGCCTCTCGTCCATTGCGCAGACAAAAGCCTCCCGTGGAAGATGGGCGTCAGCCCTGGGAATCCCGTTGATTCCCACGCCTATCCTCACATCCAGAACAGTAAGCAGCCCAGGGTTCCCTCTGCCAAGGCGGTCACCAGTGGCCTGCCGGGGGACACAGCTCTCCTGTTGCCTCCCTCGCCTCGGCCCTCACCCCGAGTCCACCTTCCCACCCAGCCTTCTGCAGACACCTACTCGGAGTTCCACAAGCACTATGCCAGGATCTCCACCTCTCCTTCAGTTGCCCTGTCGAAGCCATACATGACAGTCAGCAGCGAGTTCCCCGCGGCCAGGCTCTCCAACGGCAAGTATCCCAAGGCTCCGGAAGGGGGCGAAGGTGCCCAGCCAGTGCCCGGGCATGCCCGGAAGACAGCGGTTCAAGACAGAAAAGACGGCAGCTCACCTCCTCTGTTGGAGAAGCAGACCGTTACCAAAGACGTCACAGATAAGCCACTAGACTTGTCTTCTAAAGTGGTGGATGTAGATGCTTCCAAAGCTGACCACATGAAAAAGATGGCTCCCACAGTCCTGGTTCACAGCAGGGCTGGAAGTGGCTTAGTGCTCTCCGGAAGTGAGATTCCGAAAGAAACACTGTCTCCTCCAGGAAATGGTTGTGCTATCTATAGATCTGAAATCATCAGCACTGCTCCCTCATCCTGGGTGGTGCCCGGGCCAAGTCCTAACGAAGAGAACAATGGCAAAAGCATGTCGCTGAAAAACAAGGCATTGGACTGGGCGATACCACAGCAGCGGAGTTCATCATGTCCGCGCATGGGCGGCACGGATGCCGTCATTACTAACGTTTCAGGGTCAGTGTCGAGTGCAGGCCGCCCAGCCTCTGCGTCACCCGCCCCCAATGCCAATGCAGATGGCACCAAAACCAGCAGGAGCTCCGTAGACACCACACCATCCGTTATTCAGCACGTGGGCCAGCCCCCGGCCACTCCTGCCAAGCACAGTAGCAGCACCAGCAGCAAGGGCGCCAAAGCCAGCAACCCAGAACCGAGTTTCAAAGCAAACGAGAACGGCCTTCCACCAAGCTCTATATTTCTGTCTCCAAATGAGGCATTCAGGTCCCCACCAATTCCCTACCCCAGGAGTTACCTCCCTTACCCAGCCCCCGAGGGCATTGCTGTAAGTCCCCTCTCTTTACATGGCAAAGGACCTGTCTACCCTCATCCAGTTTTGTTACCCAATGGCAGTCTGTTTCCTGGGCACCTTGCCCCAAAGCCTGGACTGCCCTATGGGCTGCCCACCGGCCGTCCAGAGTTTGTGACCTACCAAGATGCCCTGGGGTTGGGCATGGTGCATCCCATGTTGATACCACACACGCCCATAGAGATCACTAAAGAGGAGAAACCAGAGAGGAGGTCCCGGTCCCATGAGAGAGCCCGCTACGAGGACCCAACACTCCGGAATCGGTTTTCCGAGATTTTGGAAACTAGCAGCACCAAGTTACATCCAGATGTCCCCACCGACAAGAACCTAAAGCCAAACCCCAACTGGAATCAAGGGAAGACTGTTGTCAAAAGCGACAAGCTTGTCTACGTAGACCTTCTCCGAGAAGAATCAGATGCTAAAACTGACACAAACGTGTCCAAACCCAGCTTTGCAGCAGAGAGCGTTGGCCAGAGCACTGAGCCCCCCAAGCCTTCAGCTGAGCCGGCCCTGCAGCAGCACCGTGATTTCATCGCCCTGAGAGAGGAGTTGGGGCGCATCAGTGACTTCCACGAAACTTATACTTTCAAACAGCCAGTCTTCAGCGTAAGCAAGGACAGTGTTCTGGCAGGTACCAACAAAGAAAACCTAGGGTTGCCAGTCTCGACTCCATTCCTGGAGCCAACTCTGGGGAGCGATGGCCCTGCTGTAACTTTTGGTAAAACCCAGGAGGATCCCAAACCATTTTGTGTGGGCAGTGCCCCACCAAGTGTGGACGTGACCCCCACCTATACCAAAGATGGAGCCGATGAGGCTGAATCAAATGATGGCAAAGTTCTGAAACCGAAGCCATCTAAGCTGGCAAAGAGAATCGCCAACTCAGCGGGTTACGTGGGTGACCGATTCAAATGTGTCACTACCGAACTGTATGCAGATTCCAGTCAGCTCAGCCGGGAGCAACGGGCATTGCAG CGTGCAATGATGCGCTTCTCAGAGTtggagatgaaagaaagagaaggtggCCACCCAGCAACCAAAGACTCCGAGATGTGCAAATTCAGCCCAGCCGACTGGGAAAGGTTGAAAGGAAATCAGGACAAAAAGCCAAAGTCGGTCGCCCTGGAGGAGGCCATTGCCGACCAGAACGAAAGTGAGAGAT gcGAGTATAGTGTTGGAAACAAGCACCACGATCCCTTTGAAGCCCCAGAGGACAAAGATCTTTCTGTGGAGAAGTACTTTGTGGAGAGGCAGCCCGTGAGCGAGCCTCCCACAGACCAGGTGGCCTCGGACATGCCGCACAGCCCCACCCTCCGGGTGGACAGGAAACGCAAAGTCTCAGGTGACAGCAGCCACACTGAGACCACTGCGGAGGAGGTGCCAGAGGACCCTCTGCTGAAAGCCAAACGCCGACGAGTCTCTAAAG GGCTCCATCCTAAAAAACAACGCCACTTGCTGCACCTTAGAGAACGGTGGGAGCAGCAGGTGTCAGCAGCAGACGCCAAACCTGGCCGGCAAAGCAGGAAGGAAGTGACCCAGGCCACTCAGCCTGAGGCCATTCCTCAGGGGACTAACATCATTGAAGAGAAACCTGGCAGGAAAAGGGCAGAGGCCAAAGGCAACAGAAGCTGGTCAGAAGAGGCTCTCAAACCCAGTGACAATGAACAAG GCTTGCCTATGTTCTCCGGCTCTCCGCCCATGAAGAGTCTTTCATCCACCAGTGCAGGCGGCAAAAAGCAGGCTCAGCCAAGCTGCGCACCAGCCTCCAGGCCGCCTGCCAAACagcagaaaattaaagaaaaccagaAGACAGATGTGCTGTGTGCAGACGAAGAAGAGGATTGCCAGGCTGCCTCCCTGCTGCAGAAATACACCGACAACAGCGAGAAGCCATCCGGGAAGAGACTGTGCAAAACCAAACACTTGATCCCTCAGGAGCCCAGGCGGGGATTGCCACTGACAGGGGAATACTACGTGGAGAATGCCGATGGCAAG GTGACTGTCCGGAGATTCAGAAAGCGGCCGGAGCCCAGTTCAGACTGTGATCTGTCACCAGCCAAGCAGGAGCCGAAGCCTTTCGACCGCTTGCAGCAACTGCTACCGGCCTCCCAGTCTACACAGCTGCCATGCTCAAGTTCCCCTCAGGAGACCACCCAGTCTCGCCCGATGCCGCCGGAAGCACGGAGACTTATTGTCAATAAGAACGCTGGCGAGACCCTTCTGCAGCGGGCAGCCAGGCTTGGCTATGAG gaAGTGGTCCTGTACTGCTTGGAGAACAAGATTTGTGACGTAAATCATCGGGACAATGCAGGTTACTGCGCCCTGCATGAAGCTTGTGCCAGGGGCTGGCTCAACATTGTGCGACACCTCCTTGAATATGGCGCTGATGTCAACTGCAGTGCCCAGGATGGAACCAG GCCTCTGCATGATGCTGTTGAGAATGATCACTTGGAAATTGTCCGACTACTTCTCTCTTACGGTGCTGACCCCACCTTGGCTACGTACTCAGGTAGAACCATCATGAAAATGACCCACAGTGAACTTATGGAAAAGTTCTTAACAG attATTTAAATGACCTACAGGGTCGCAGTGATGATGACACCAGTGGCACTTGGGACTTCTATGGCAGCTCTGTTTGTG AACCAGACGATGAAAGTGGCTATGATGTTTTAGCCAACCCCCCAGGACCAGAAGACCAGGATGATGATGACGATGCCTATAGCGATGtgtttgaatttgaattttcagAGACCCCCCTCTTACCATGTTATAACATCCAAGTATCTGTGGCTCAGGG GCCGCGAAACTGGCTACTGCTTTCGGATGTCCTTAAGAAATTGAAAATGTCCTCCCGCATATTTCGCTGCAATTTTCCAAACGTGGAAATTGTCACCATTGCGGAGGCAGAATTTTATCGGCAGGTTTCTGCAAGTCTCTTGTTCTCTTGCTCCAAAGACCTGGAAGCCTTCAACCCTGAAAGTAAGGAGCTGTTAGATCTGGTGGAATTCACGAACGAAATTCAGACTCTGCTGGGCTCCTCTGTAGAGTGGCTCCACCCCAGTGATATGGTCTCAGACAACTACTGGTGA
- the BCOR gene encoding BCL-6 corepressor isoform X3 — translation MLSATPLYGNVHSWMNSERVRMCGASEDRKILVNDGDASKARLELREENPLNHNVVDASTAHRIDGLAALSMDRTGLIREGLRVPGNIVYSSLCGLGSEKGREAATSTLGGLGFSSERNPEMQFKPNTPETVEASAVSGKPPNGFSAIYKTPPGIQKSAVATAETLGLDRPASDKQSPLNINGASYLRLPWVNPYMEGATPAIYPFLDSPNKYSLNMYKALLPQQSYSLAQPLYSPVCTNGERFLYLPPPHYVGPHIPSSLASPMRLSTPSASPAIPPLVHCADKSLPWKMGVSPGNPVDSHAYPHIQNSKQPRVPSAKAVTSGLPGDTALLLPPSPRPSPRVHLPTQPSADTYSEFHKHYARISTSPSVALSKPYMTVSSEFPAARLSNGKYPKAPEGGEGAQPVPGHARKTAVQDRKDGSSPPLLEKQTVTKDVTDKPLDLSSKVVDVDASKADHMKKMAPTVLVHSRAGSGLVLSGSEIPKETLSPPGNGCAIYRSEIISTAPSSWVVPGPSPNEENNGKSMSLKNKALDWAIPQQRSSSCPRMGGTDAVITNVSGSVSSAGRPASASPAPNANADGTKTSRSSVDTTPSVIQHVGQPPATPAKHSSSTSSKGAKASNPEPSFKANENGLPPSSIFLSPNEAFRSPPIPYPRSYLPYPAPEGIAVSPLSLHGKGPVYPHPVLLPNGSLFPGHLAPKPGLPYGLPTGRPEFVTYQDALGLGMVHPMLIPHTPIEITKEEKPERRSRSHERARYEDPTLRNRFSEILETSSTKLHPDVPTDKNLKPNPNWNQGKTVVKSDKLVYVDLLREESDAKTDTNVSKPSFAAESVGQSTEPPKPSAEPALQQHRDFIALREELGRISDFHETYTFKQPVFSVSKDSVLAGTNKENLGLPVSTPFLEPTLGSDGPAVTFGKTQEDPKPFCVGSAPPSVDVTPTYTKDGADEAESNDGKVLKPKPSKLAKRIANSAGYVGDRFKCVTTELYADSSQLSREQRALQMEGLQEDSILCLPAAYCERAMMRFSELEMKEREGGHPATKDSEMCKFSPADWERLKGNQDKKPKSVALEEAIADQNESERCEYSVGNKHHDPFEAPEDKDLSVEKYFVERQPVSEPPTDQVASDMPHSPTLRVDRKRKVSGDSSHTETTAEEVPEDPLLKAKRRRVSKGLHPKKQRHLLHLRERWEQQVSAADAKPGRQSRKEVTQATQPEAIPQGTNIIEEKPGRKRAEAKGNRSWSEEALKPSDNEQGLPMFSGSPPMKSLSSTSAGGKKQAQPSCAPASRPPAKQQKIKENQKTDVLCADEEEDCQAASLLQKYTDNSEKPSGKRLCKTKHLIPQEPRRGLPLTGEYYVENADGKVTVRRFRKRPEPSSDCDLSPAKQEPKPFDRLQQLLPASQSTQLPCSSSPQETTQSRPMPPEARRLIVNKNAGETLLQRAARLGYEEVVLYCLENKICDVNHRDNAGYCALHEACARGWLNIVRHLLEYGADVNCSAQDGTRPLHDAVENDHLEIVRLLLSYGADPTLATYSGRTIMKMTHSELMEKFLTDYLNDLQGRSDDDTSGTWDFYGSSVCEPDDESGYDVLANPPGPEDQDDDDDAYSDVFEFEFSETPLLPCYNIQVSVAQGPRNWLLLSDVLKKLKMSSRIFRCNFPNVEIVTIAEAEFYRQVSASLLFSCSKDLEAFNPESKELLDLVEFTNEIQTLLGSSVEWLHPSDMVSDNYWKSPQKAEGSVEVKKTDNKTRKTDNKTRKTDNKTSKTDL, via the exons GTGGATGCGAGCACGGCCCATAGAATTGATGGCCTGGCAGCACTGAGCATGGACCGCACTGGCCTGATCCGGGAAGGGCTCCGGGTCCCCGGAAACATCGTCTATTCTAGCTTGTGTGGACTGGGCTCAGAGAAAGGTCGGGAGGCTGCCACGAGCACCCTAGGTGGCCTTGGGTTTTCTTCGGAAAGAAATCCAGAGATGCAGTTCAAACCGAATACACCCGAGACAGTGGAGGCTTCCGCTGTCTCTGGAAAACCCCCAAATGGCTTCAGTGCTATATACAAAACACCGCCTGGAATACAAAAAAGTGCTGTAGCCACAGCAGAAACACTGGGCTTGGACAGACCTGCCAGCGATAAACAGAGCCCTCTCAACATCAATGGTGCTAGTTATCTGCGGCTGCCCTGGGTCAATCCTTACATGGAGGGTGCCACGCCAGCCATCTACCCTTTCCTTGACTCGCCAAATAAGTATTCACTGAACATGTACAAGGCCTTGCTACCTCAGCAGTCCTACAGCTTGGCCCAGCCGCTGTATTCTCCAGTCTGCACCAACGGGGAGCGATTTCTCTACCTGCCACCACCTCACTACGTCGGTCCCCACATCCCATCATCCTTGGCATCACCCATGAGGCTCTCGACACCTTCGGCCTCCCCAGCCATCCCGCCTCTCGTCCATTGCGCAGACAAAAGCCTCCCGTGGAAGATGGGCGTCAGCCCTGGGAATCCCGTTGATTCCCACGCCTATCCTCACATCCAGAACAGTAAGCAGCCCAGGGTTCCCTCTGCCAAGGCGGTCACCAGTGGCCTGCCGGGGGACACAGCTCTCCTGTTGCCTCCCTCGCCTCGGCCCTCACCCCGAGTCCACCTTCCCACCCAGCCTTCTGCAGACACCTACTCGGAGTTCCACAAGCACTATGCCAGGATCTCCACCTCTCCTTCAGTTGCCCTGTCGAAGCCATACATGACAGTCAGCAGCGAGTTCCCCGCGGCCAGGCTCTCCAACGGCAAGTATCCCAAGGCTCCGGAAGGGGGCGAAGGTGCCCAGCCAGTGCCCGGGCATGCCCGGAAGACAGCGGTTCAAGACAGAAAAGACGGCAGCTCACCTCCTCTGTTGGAGAAGCAGACCGTTACCAAAGACGTCACAGATAAGCCACTAGACTTGTCTTCTAAAGTGGTGGATGTAGATGCTTCCAAAGCTGACCACATGAAAAAGATGGCTCCCACAGTCCTGGTTCACAGCAGGGCTGGAAGTGGCTTAGTGCTCTCCGGAAGTGAGATTCCGAAAGAAACACTGTCTCCTCCAGGAAATGGTTGTGCTATCTATAGATCTGAAATCATCAGCACTGCTCCCTCATCCTGGGTGGTGCCCGGGCCAAGTCCTAACGAAGAGAACAATGGCAAAAGCATGTCGCTGAAAAACAAGGCATTGGACTGGGCGATACCACAGCAGCGGAGTTCATCATGTCCGCGCATGGGCGGCACGGATGCCGTCATTACTAACGTTTCAGGGTCAGTGTCGAGTGCAGGCCGCCCAGCCTCTGCGTCACCCGCCCCCAATGCCAATGCAGATGGCACCAAAACCAGCAGGAGCTCCGTAGACACCACACCATCCGTTATTCAGCACGTGGGCCAGCCCCCGGCCACTCCTGCCAAGCACAGTAGCAGCACCAGCAGCAAGGGCGCCAAAGCCAGCAACCCAGAACCGAGTTTCAAAGCAAACGAGAACGGCCTTCCACCAAGCTCTATATTTCTGTCTCCAAATGAGGCATTCAGGTCCCCACCAATTCCCTACCCCAGGAGTTACCTCCCTTACCCAGCCCCCGAGGGCATTGCTGTAAGTCCCCTCTCTTTACATGGCAAAGGACCTGTCTACCCTCATCCAGTTTTGTTACCCAATGGCAGTCTGTTTCCTGGGCACCTTGCCCCAAAGCCTGGACTGCCCTATGGGCTGCCCACCGGCCGTCCAGAGTTTGTGACCTACCAAGATGCCCTGGGGTTGGGCATGGTGCATCCCATGTTGATACCACACACGCCCATAGAGATCACTAAAGAGGAGAAACCAGAGAGGAGGTCCCGGTCCCATGAGAGAGCCCGCTACGAGGACCCAACACTCCGGAATCGGTTTTCCGAGATTTTGGAAACTAGCAGCACCAAGTTACATCCAGATGTCCCCACCGACAAGAACCTAAAGCCAAACCCCAACTGGAATCAAGGGAAGACTGTTGTCAAAAGCGACAAGCTTGTCTACGTAGACCTTCTCCGAGAAGAATCAGATGCTAAAACTGACACAAACGTGTCCAAACCCAGCTTTGCAGCAGAGAGCGTTGGCCAGAGCACTGAGCCCCCCAAGCCTTCAGCTGAGCCGGCCCTGCAGCAGCACCGTGATTTCATCGCCCTGAGAGAGGAGTTGGGGCGCATCAGTGACTTCCACGAAACTTATACTTTCAAACAGCCAGTCTTCAGCGTAAGCAAGGACAGTGTTCTGGCAGGTACCAACAAAGAAAACCTAGGGTTGCCAGTCTCGACTCCATTCCTGGAGCCAACTCTGGGGAGCGATGGCCCTGCTGTAACTTTTGGTAAAACCCAGGAGGATCCCAAACCATTTTGTGTGGGCAGTGCCCCACCAAGTGTGGACGTGACCCCCACCTATACCAAAGATGGAGCCGATGAGGCTGAATCAAATGATGGCAAAGTTCTGAAACCGAAGCCATCTAAGCTGGCAAAGAGAATCGCCAACTCAGCGGGTTACGTGGGTGACCGATTCAAATGTGTCACTACCGAACTGTATGCAGATTCCAGTCAGCTCAGCCGGGAGCAACGGGCATTGCAG ATGGAAGGATTACAAGAGGACAGTATTTTATGTCTACCCGCTGCTTACTGTGAG CGTGCAATGATGCGCTTCTCAGAGTtggagatgaaagaaagagaaggtggCCACCCAGCAACCAAAGACTCCGAGATGTGCAAATTCAGCCCAGCCGACTGGGAAAGGTTGAAAGGAAATCAGGACAAAAAGCCAAAGTCGGTCGCCCTGGAGGAGGCCATTGCCGACCAGAACGAAAGTGAGAGAT gcGAGTATAGTGTTGGAAACAAGCACCACGATCCCTTTGAAGCCCCAGAGGACAAAGATCTTTCTGTGGAGAAGTACTTTGTGGAGAGGCAGCCCGTGAGCGAGCCTCCCACAGACCAGGTGGCCTCGGACATGCCGCACAGCCCCACCCTCCGGGTGGACAGGAAACGCAAAGTCTCAGGTGACAGCAGCCACACTGAGACCACTGCGGAGGAGGTGCCAGAGGACCCTCTGCTGAAAGCCAAACGCCGACGAGTCTCTAAAG GGCTCCATCCTAAAAAACAACGCCACTTGCTGCACCTTAGAGAACGGTGGGAGCAGCAGGTGTCAGCAGCAGACGCCAAACCTGGCCGGCAAAGCAGGAAGGAAGTGACCCAGGCCACTCAGCCTGAGGCCATTCCTCAGGGGACTAACATCATTGAAGAGAAACCTGGCAGGAAAAGGGCAGAGGCCAAAGGCAACAGAAGCTGGTCAGAAGAGGCTCTCAAACCCAGTGACAATGAACAAG GCTTGCCTATGTTCTCCGGCTCTCCGCCCATGAAGAGTCTTTCATCCACCAGTGCAGGCGGCAAAAAGCAGGCTCAGCCAAGCTGCGCACCAGCCTCCAGGCCGCCTGCCAAACagcagaaaattaaagaaaaccagaAGACAGATGTGCTGTGTGCAGACGAAGAAGAGGATTGCCAGGCTGCCTCCCTGCTGCAGAAATACACCGACAACAGCGAGAAGCCATCCGGGAAGAGACTGTGCAAAACCAAACACTTGATCCCTCAGGAGCCCAGGCGGGGATTGCCACTGACAGGGGAATACTACGTGGAGAATGCCGATGGCAAG GTGACTGTCCGGAGATTCAGAAAGCGGCCGGAGCCCAGTTCAGACTGTGATCTGTCACCAGCCAAGCAGGAGCCGAAGCCTTTCGACCGCTTGCAGCAACTGCTACCGGCCTCCCAGTCTACACAGCTGCCATGCTCAAGTTCCCCTCAGGAGACCACCCAGTCTCGCCCGATGCCGCCGGAAGCACGGAGACTTATTGTCAATAAGAACGCTGGCGAGACCCTTCTGCAGCGGGCAGCCAGGCTTGGCTATGAG gaAGTGGTCCTGTACTGCTTGGAGAACAAGATTTGTGACGTAAATCATCGGGACAATGCAGGTTACTGCGCCCTGCATGAAGCTTGTGCCAGGGGCTGGCTCAACATTGTGCGACACCTCCTTGAATATGGCGCTGATGTCAACTGCAGTGCCCAGGATGGAACCAG GCCTCTGCATGATGCTGTTGAGAATGATCACTTGGAAATTGTCCGACTACTTCTCTCTTACGGTGCTGACCCCACCTTGGCTACGTACTCAGGTAGAACCATCATGAAAATGACCCACAGTGAACTTATGGAAAAGTTCTTAACAG attATTTAAATGACCTACAGGGTCGCAGTGATGATGACACCAGTGGCACTTGGGACTTCTATGGCAGCTCTGTTTGTG AACCAGACGATGAAAGTGGCTATGATGTTTTAGCCAACCCCCCAGGACCAGAAGACCAGGATGATGATGACGATGCCTATAGCGATGtgtttgaatttgaattttcagAGACCCCCCTCTTACCATGTTATAACATCCAAGTATCTGTGGCTCAGGG GCCGCGAAACTGGCTACTGCTTTCGGATGTCCTTAAGAAATTGAAAATGTCCTCCCGCATATTTCGCTGCAATTTTCCAAACGTGGAAATTGTCACCATTGCGGAGGCAGAATTTTATCGGCAGGTTTCTGCAAGTCTCTTGTTCTCTTGCTCCAAAGACCTGGAAGCCTTCAACCCTGAAAGTAAGGAGCTGTTAGATCTGGTGGAATTCACGAACGAAATTCAGACTCTGCTGGGCTCCTCTGTAGAGTGGCTCCACCCCAGTGATATGGTCTCAGACAACTACTG